gcagtctagtcattagttTGATCAAATTATGTTTCGTGCAATTGCCGAGAAATTGATAAATTACCGATACACAGTGATACATGATAATTGTTAAATCAATCGTACTTATTTAGTTCTATGTTCGCCCTTTACGTACATAGTGCTTCCTGCGAATGCTAAAACCATGAATTTGTGTATAATCAAGGCTCCCAATGACCCCGGTTCACTAGTGTTTTACTATGAAAGTTCAAAATATCTCATAAGACTGCATTACGTTTTATAAAGTCCATCTTTTCGCTTGCGCTACTAATTTAGACAGTGCATCCTTCTTCTTTTCTCACATTGTCCTAATTCTAAGGCGTGTTGCGTCTTTTAGTTGTTAGTAGATACATCTCTGAGACAAAAGCGATCAAAATTAATCAGTACCACGATAGGAGATAAggtttataattttttcttttaaattgttCGATTTCTCTTTAACGCGACTTAATAACTTCCAGTTCTGTAATCGTACTTTATTGTTCGTGAAATTTTAATATAGGTGTAGGTGAATACCGAATTGCATTTAATTTGTTGAATTTTTCTTTGTGATATTCTTAGTTTCGTGAATATCGAACACGGTCTCAacaatttcaatcggaaaagttcTCTGAGGaatatctttatttttttttaactttttcggACGACTCGGTTAGACAAAAATTATTGAGACCTTTGATCATTTTATATTTGTGCTGGCTCGACTGTTTCATTTTATCTCTAAGTTAATTAGTATTACTTTATTGTGCAATGTAAATTGTATAATTATTTGACGTATCATCTGAAAAGTGTCTTGTtcgtttaaatataatttatgtacGTTCATGTTACTGTAAAGCTTCTATATATATTAGGTTGAGCCAACAACGTGTTGTAATATGTATATTTCTCTAATCTTACTTTGAGATAGTACgtcatgaaatttaaatacatAGTAATATAAGTGACTTGTAAATAACagatatacatacatgaatatgCATATCCAGAGAATTATGCTTGTACAAGGGCAATAACGTGACTCgaaaatttgcagaacaaaCTATGGCTCAATCTATGTTTAGTCGTGCTCAATTAATTTTCATAGACTTCGCTCGCAGACTTGTCCTGAAATTTTCACAAAAATGAATTCAAAGAATCAACACACAATTGCGTAATACAACGTCAATTGTTGCAATTTACGTTCTCCCTGCATGAGATGTATATGTCACTAATCATCatcatagaataaaatttttcattatgtctctctctctgtgtgtgtgtgtacatgcGTGTGTATAATATCAAAACGTTTGAAGGTATTCGAAATTGCACAATATAGAACTAGTATTTCATCAGTTTCACGTAGATCGTGCATTAGTCATTTAATGCGAATAAGATTAATCTTGAAGGTAGGGTGAAGGTACCAATTACAATAAATAACATGAAGTACCTAttagtattactttattttgaacaataaaattgatgttttaGCTTTGTATATAAATTAAAAGCATTATAATCATTTTTGTTTAAGGTATAGAAAACATTAGTTGCAAAACTTATTCCCTGGGACAACACAATTTTTCGTTtccgatttaaaaaaaatgctaaggaactgtgatacaccagaagataatgattttattgtgctacggcacacaaaagaaaattaattaatttatttgttaTCAGAAATTTCTTGTGTCCGGTGAATAGGACCAAAGCTTTGTTAATATTTCTTCTATTTTAACTTCTACTTTTTAACaaaatcgtccagaaaaattGGACGACACAAAAGAAAGGTTGATAATCAATCGTTTATCACAAATGATGCAAAATAATTTACAGAATAACTACaggtaactggtacctttacgTATGAATTGCAAATCCTCAAGTATTCTCTTACTCGCATCGACATATGTATATGCATGCTGTGTATAGGCGATGCACAATTCATAAATAATATGTACAGCATTTCTCAATCTTTCACTGTGTTGTTAACATTGCGTGCACTATAGTTGTGTGCGATTGAAATAGTAGTAAAATGGGAAAACTTGAGAACAAACAATAGAATACGTCAGAAAAGAACGATATTTGGGAAGACGATTGGGAAGCGctgataaaattaaatgtgCATTCGAGAATCATAAATCATAGTCCTCAGTGTTAAGTTGGTAATTgaagaatattaaattttttaattagggCTAGGCGGCAGGTACGAGGCTTTGCCTCTGGAAACAGCAACCACATTCGATTATAAACAACGGATAATATTCCAACATAACATTTTTACTTCACACGACATACATATATCTTTTATGCCTGTTAATTTGTTTTAGTTCTAATTCAAATCTCGgttattaatttatttgtgAATTTGTAGTAGGGTGAGAATTATTTGTCTCTATCGTACTATACTTATTATTTAGATCTAATAATTGTAGAATTGTACGACTCCTCCCCTTCGTACTGGAGAGAGACTCAGCAAATTGTAGAAATTATTTTCCGTTTTTTAccgatattatttaaaaaacataTACTTAACAATGGTATATATGaactttgtaaatattttaatttttaactatAAATTTGATAACGTGATAATCGCAAACTCGTAGTACTGTTGCGTTGTATAGGTATTCACAATTGATACTAGATAATTAATTTGTGAGCTATTATTTTCAGTTCATAATTTTAATACGATTTAGGAAACAATGTTGTAATGTCTAGTGCAAATTTAGCTTTTAGAGTAAGTTAGATACACGTCTATTTTTAATAAGAAacgaatgaattttctcatgcGTCGTGAAGTAGTTCAGTTTGATACTTCGGaacatataaaaaaagttatcgaTACTAGATATTTCAACATAATTTGTGCGCCTTCACGCCACTTGCATAATTTCAAATAGCTTCGGATCTCTGAATATTTATACAAAGTAGAAAGTATACTAACAccactaaataaaaaaatgtattatcgAATAAGAAAATTTTGTCGATCCTTACTAGAATTTCGCTTagtaaatgtaatacaaataaaatttattcaaacgaACTTTCCACCGTATCGTTAATACCAAGCTGATTGCGAACTAGATATTCAAATGACGCTGACACCCAAATAATAGCAACTAAATAGGAGACCTTTGTAACATAAATTTGTAAAagtaaaattacaatatttgtaaaataaagatatttgtAAACAGTCTTCGAACGAGTATTTATGAATtcgaattcatcgagagttgaTTCGTGGAGTGGTGTGTCTAATACCTATAAAGAGACAAAGGTAGGTTACTCTTAttttaaagatttatttatgaaaCGTTTATCTTTACACGAACAATGAGTACTTGGCTGATTGAAATGTTCTATGTAATTTTCATACAACCAGAGTTCTAGCATAATAAACACTACTTTGGATCCCTATAAAGAAACTGTCTTACATCCTAATGCAGAGTTTCGCTATGTATTATAccaataatgataatgatgacGTTATGTGTTGCAATAATGACAAATACAATATAACAGGATCGTATAATGAGAAACTAAAGatgttttctttttctattcttACCAATATTTGCGAGACGATTCGACGTGTCTTTTATCAATATTATTGTTTTGCGCTCGTTTCTCGAGAAGTTGCATTGAATTAAAAGATCAACAATATCATTATtcgtaataaattatttttgcaaaCGAACGCGCAGTCTTTGTGTGTTACGAAAAAATTATGCGCCGAAAGCAAAGACTACCAAACATAGACGACAATAATTTTCTGTCGATCTAAAACAGCTCCAAAAATCTATGCACCTATCGTAAGGATGAACTTGTACACTTTTTTGTAGAGTACAACATAATACATAGTCTGGAATGAAAATGCTCCATCCAGGATAGTTATGaatgataataattaataataatagtagtagTAAATGGTATGTGTGGGAGTTACATATTATTTAAGCACGCTCGCCACGGATTCGCCGAGCGAGCTGAATATCCTTCGGCATGATTGTTACACGCTTAGCATGGATAGCACACAGATTGGTGTCTTCAAATAGACCGACCAAGTATGCTTCCGATGCTTCCTGTAAGGCTCCAATCGCGGCGCTCTGGAAACGTAAATCGGTTTTGAAATCTTGTGCGATTTCACGAACCAATCGCTGGAAGGGTAATTTTCTGATCAACAATTCGGTAGATTTCTGAtatcttctgatttctcgaagAGCTACGGTACCAGGCCTAAAAAACaaatcaaaattattttacacattCTTCGCATTAAAATGCAATGATAgttattataatttacaatgaaGACTAGGCTTGGCTTACCTATATCGATGGGGTTTCTTTACACCACCCGTACTAGGCGCACTCTTACGTGCTGCCTTTGTAGCTAGCTGTTTACGAGGCGCCTTTCCTCCAGTTGATTTACGAGCTGTTTGCTTGGTACGTGCCATTTTTTAAACTGTAACAATGTTAAAGGTGATTTAGAAATTAGTTAAATCATAAACATGGATTGTGTGAAAGTGTgcctaaaatttgaaaatttagaaaaaatattGAGATTTTTAAGAACATAAAAATCGAGGTTTATCCTGTTATAGACGGCATAAGGGTAATTAAGaagtatttttaaacaaaattcgaCACATATTTTATGCATATAGCCAGTTTACGTACTTCAGAGACAACaagcaaaaatatttaagtTTAGCATTTGTGCCAAAGATCCGAAAGCGTCATTGCACAACTTTAAAATTTTGATCCTATCATAGGGCGTTGAACCACAATTTTTCCTGTGTGGGGCATTTaagatatcgaaaaaattgtatgtaatacaatgaaatgaaatgaaagtaATATTGCTTTCCCGAATATATACAATGTCTCAAAAGGGAGTAAATCGAAGATATAAAGATCAAAGGACATGAACAGAATATACATACTCTTCGATTACGAAATTCTTAAAATTTCTACGTGCTCGGCCGAAGCGGTTGAAGAGTCGCGTTCGAAGTGCGAGCGACGCGGGAAAGCAATTTTGAAGATTGCATTTCAGAATTCGTCGACAGAGTGTAAATGAAGTTTTCGAGTGGGGAAGATGATCACAGTGGTGGGGGGTTAATGGTGGGGGTACGATCCGTTGCTATTCGTACGAAGGAACCGCGCAGCGAGGAACGCTGCGCATTGCGCAATGCACAAACTTTCGTTCCTTCTGCATCGACGCGAAAAAAAGGCATGCTAACATGAAAAATATATGATTCGAATTCCAAGGGTTCTCGTGTACATCTCGTATACAATTTTGTTGAGAAAAACGAACGATTGATAAACATTAGTGAACCGATGACACTGACGGGAAAACAAGCGGCGAGGTACGACCGCCGCGAGAGAGAGACTCGTAAACGATTCCCTCCACGAACGTCAATTGCAAAATGGAGGCAACACGACAGTACGTCGCGTTCCGACGTgaaaacttcaatttctcaacacTTTTCATTTTCCACGATGCAACACTACACATGCCGCGTGCTCGTTGCCACTGTTAATTACACGTGGCCGATTATGATGTGGAATATCGACGAGTTTACGTACCGCTCAAAGGGAAAATTTCACGAGAAGCGAGAGCTAACACTATCCGTTTCCTTGTACTCCGATGGCAGTGGACGCTCTCCGGCTCTCCCGAGTCACGACTCCCTTGTCCCTACCCCCTAGAAATTAAATCGCGAGAGGTACGTAAGCCCGCGGTGCGGTGCATCCAATCGGATGTCGGATAGCTGTTCTGCCTCATAGTGTAGGACCTGCGATTGGCTCAACCTCCTACGCCTAGAAGTCGAACCGAGAAGAACACTGTCAATTGTAATATACATGATACTCTTTGGGCTCTCGAGAGCAACCTCGTTTTACTTGCAATAATTGCCTTTTTTCATCGTTATCGAAAATCCTCCGATCGATATCCATTCAAGTCGGAAAATATTTCGAGCAACAATGAACCGTTCAAAATCTCGCGAACTCGACTCATTTCcgatcgaatttccatctgctTCGGTGATTTTCTGCGCAGAAAGATCGCCACTTTGTTCCTGCAATTCTATCAGCAATGAAATTGCATGGCTTCTTCGTGGAAACTTccagaaaatatatttatacggCTGTATGCAGCGCGATAATGAGCGCACGGTTTCGAATGTTTCGTTGATATGAAAATTTCAGGTTTTTCGAATGCAGTTCTTCCTTGAATATCAGACTCGAATGAGGATGAACTGTTGCTTCCGAGATTTAATATTATCGAGCGCTTCTGCTCGGAAAAAGCAGACGCCATTGCACGCTGAACGTAAACATTATAGCGTGCGGGTTTAGGTTCAATTTTGATTAAGATCGGTGTTGCGGTGTCGATGCTGATCGAGCGGATAAACACATATAGTATTCAAATTGTAATAATTTACCGattgatatttataattatccTCACAAGTATCGATGTACATAGGTTCTGTAAACATGAATGTGTGCAGTTATAGCAGGGTAAactcatacatacatatatatatgtgtgcacATATATATATGGGCGCACTTATACAGTATAGAGCGACAATTTATATTAATAGCAATCTTCgatcgaaaaaatatttataccgaTATTGATGATAATGGATATGTATACAAGTGTGCATTTTAGTTATCACAAGCGATGGAGTAAATTTTCAAGTTCGTAGAATACACGTTATCGATATAATTAGTTATGAAATAAGTATGATTCACTCGTTGATCATTAGTCATGGTAATTCCAAAAACAGTGTGATTTCTGAGAAAAGCATTGAAATTGACATTTGAAAAATTCCTTCTGGGAAATAAAGACGCGTATTCTGTTACGAAGATAGCTCGAGTAAAGTTTATTCAAAGTTTCTATACATTaattgaaaaatgtaaattattAGTTATCCTTATTGTAATATATTGTACTTACTAAAATAATAACACATTGAACGAAAACTACTATACGATTTCATGGTCACGGATTAGTTTAATTCGAATTAAGTGTGaacatgaaatatataaatGCAAAACAATTCTGATACTTTCGTGATACGAATACAGCTATAATAACGTAAGTCTACGGGCACGCTCGGTACATAATTCTATAACATTTTAGTTTCCTACAGCTTATATTAAAGACGTGTTACAGtgttacctctctctctctctctctctctctctacttgtACAGAAGAAATATTTTACACTGTAAATtcttccgaagatctattgcaaAGTAAGTTCGTTCGGTAACGGGAAATACTACTAAACACTGCAAGtatatgcaatacaattttACGTACCCCGACAGTTGCTGGAGAGCAGGCTAGCGGAACAGTACAGAGGAAAGAAGAGTCCGATTGGacgttaagggggtagtctcgtttccagaattgccttctcatttttcgataatgcaaagatgggggttttcagtagtcaaacgcgctagagaaaagaaaagattaatctaggccAGTGGTTTCCAGCCTGGAAGGCGCCAAAATCTctgaatacaaaattaattttcatatcataatatctacaaataaataaaacttaacAGTTTTTGAAACGTGTCTAtatcaaattataa
This genomic stretch from Lasioglossum baleicum chromosome 13, iyLasBale1, whole genome shotgun sequence harbors:
- the LOC143215193 gene encoding histone H3.3A, yielding MARTKQTARKSTGGKAPRKQLATKAARKSAPSTGGVKKPHRYRPGTVALREIRRYQKSTELLIRKLPFQRLVREIAQDFKTDLRFQSAAIGALQEASEAYLVGLFEDTNLCAIHAKRVTIMPKDIQLARRIRGERA